The following are encoded together in the Bubalus bubalis isolate 160015118507 breed Murrah chromosome 14, NDDB_SH_1, whole genome shotgun sequence genome:
- the ZNF217 gene encoding zinc finger protein 217: MPTQSLLVYMDGPEVIGNSLGTQMELDDAMTIKGAAAVPFRAAQEKSITQMEGCMPLDCMFCSQSFTRSEDLSKHVLLQHRPTLCEPAVLRVEAEYLSPLDKVQVRSEPPKDKSCKENEELSCEVCGQTFRVAFDVEIHMKKHKDSFTYGCHMCGRRFKEPWFLKNHMRTHTGKSGAKSRLQPGLESPATINEVVQEPAAEGVSSPYKICMVCGFLFPNKESLIDHRKMHTKEAASGPCGPQIEAPQEGMPSPGAELLQFLNLRPTSPAEIAKKPAKWIPQLDPFTTYQAWQLATKGKVAVCREVKEQQPGQEGSTDNDESCSDKEEPGEIWNGSKSQPEGSGKPRTSKSGCPGLSQDKEKSRHPHGEVPSVDADPKLASSKEKPTHCAECGKAFRTYHQLVLHSRVHKKDRRADTGSPPAAADGRQPRTCSPELPPALDDSGALDREAGSEDGSEDGLPDGLHLDKNDDGGKMKHLTSSRECSYCGKFFRSNYYLNIHLRTHTGEKPYKCEFCDYAAAQKTSLRYHLERHHKDKQMEAAADAKSDGRPQEAEDALLTADSAQTKNLKRCFDGAKDVKGSPPAKQLKGMAPASQSVLGGAALAPVHRETQDFSKDAADDGAEKLSKAPGPAYLDALKKRPPADPQASPVVCRTEAATAARHAQLGPREKRAADAGCQEKPLNLSLAPHGGAGAPLGRSVAASSTCPFCTFKTFYPEVLTMHQRLEHKYHPDAHKSCRGRAALRSRRTGCPPALLGKDVPPLPGAFRPKPRPAAAAQPKPAPAERPAPGAPGPSRAPLPPPPAGADSTLSPSNLKALRPLPPAGLGVPGPGPARTPPEAPPCKAGPEKVRRPDPQAPADAARGDGPWAPNRDYACGRGGAEPGEPLPKRPRVAPEPPCAPCRRPPELPQYRVVRGLASLLPPECACAPPAPPARPRPAPGPAFAALLPCAPAAALEGKRPVSYQHLSSSMLQKRNYENFIGNAHYRPNDKKT; the protein is encoded by the exons atGCCAACCCAATCCCTCTTGGTGTATATGGATGGACCGGAAGTGATCGGCAATTCCCTTGGCACCCAAATGGAGCTTGATGACGCCATGACGATCAAAGGGGCCGCCGCGGTCCCCTTCCGAGCGGCGCAGGAGAAGAGCATCACCCAGATGGAGGGGTGCATGCCCCTGGACTGCATGTTCTGCAGTCAGAGCTTCACGCGCTCCGAGGACCTCAGCAAGCACGTCCTCCTGCAGCACCGGCCCACCCTCTGCGAGCCCGCCGTCCTGCGCGTCGAGGCAGAGTATCTCAGCCCTCTGGATAAGGTCCAGGTGCGCAGTGAGCCTCCGAAGGACAAGAGCTGCAAGGAGAACGAAGAGCTGAGCTGTGAAGTGTGCGGGCAGACGTTCCGCGTGGCTTTCGATGTCGAGATCCACATGAAGAAACACAAGGACTCGTTCACCTACGGGTGTCACATGTGCGGCCGGCGGTTCAAGGAGCCCTGGTTTCTGAAGAATCACATGCGGACGCACACGGGCAAGTCGGGGGCGAAGAGCAGGCTGCAGCCTGGCCTGGAGAGCCCGGCGACCATCAACGAGGTGGTGCAGGAGCCCGCGGCTGAGGGCGTCTCCTCGCCGTACAAGATCTGCATGGTCTGCGGCTTTCTGTTTCCAAATAAAGAAAGTCTCATCGATCACCGGAAGATGCACACCAAAGAAGCTGCTTCCGGGCCCTGTGGCCCGCAGATCGAAGCCCCGCAGGAAGGCATGCCGTCGCCGGGGGCGGAGCTGCTGCAGTTCCTGAACCTGAGACCCACGTCCCCCGCCGAGATCGCCAAGAAGCCGGCCAAGTGGATACCTCAGCTGGACCCGTTCACCACCTACCAGGCCTGGCAGCTGGCCACCAAGGGCAAGGTGGCTGTGTGCCGAGAGGTGAAGGAGCAGCAGCCGGGCCAGGAGGGCAGCACCGACAACGATGAGTCGTGCTCCGACAAGGAGGAGCCGGGGGAGATCTGGAACGGCAGCAAGAGCCAGCCCGAAGGTTCCGGAAAGCCCAGGACGAGTAAAAGCGGTTGCCCCGGCCTCTCCCAAGACAAGGAGAAGTCCAGACACCCCCATGGCGAAGTGCCTTCTGTGGACGCGGACCCCAAGTTGGCCAGTAGCAAGGAGAAGCCGACGCACTGCGCCGAGTGTGGCAAAGCCTTCCGGACCTACCACCAGCTGGTGTTGCACTCGCGTGTGCACAAGAAGGACCGCAGGGCCGACACCGGCTCGCCCCCCGCTGCCGCGGACGGCAGGCAGCCCAGGACGTGCTCCCCGGAGCTGCCGCCCGCCCTGGATGACAGCGGGGCCCTGGACCGGGAGGCTGGCTCCGAAGACGGTTCCGAGGATGGGCTCCCGGACGGGCTGCACCTGG ATAAAAATGATGATGGAGGGAAAATGAAGCATCTTACATCCTCAAGAGAATGTAGTTATTGTGGAAAGTTTTTCCGTTCAAATTATTACCTCAATATTCATCTCAGAACGCATACAG GTGAAAAACCATACAAATGTGAATTCTGTGACTATGCTGCAGCGCAGAAGACCTCCTTGCGGTATCACCTGGAGAGACATCACAAGGACAAGCAGATGGAGGCTGCTGCAGACGCCAAGAGCGACGGGAGGCCCCAGGAGGCCGAAGATGCACTCCTAACCGCCGACAGTGCGCAAaccaaaaatttgaaaagatgtttcGACGGTGCCAAAGATGTTAAAGGCAGCCCACCCGCAAAGCAACTGAAGGGGATGGCCCCCGCCTCTCAGAGCGTCCTGGGCGGCGCTGCGCTCGCGCCAGTGCACAGGGAAACTCAGGATTTCAGCAAGGATGCAGCGGACGACGGTGCCGAGAAGCTGAGCAAGGCCCCCGGCCCCGCTTACTTGGACGCCTTGAAGAAGAGGCCGCCCGCGGACCCTCAGGCCAGCCCCGTGGTGTGCAGGACAGAGGCGGCCACGGCAGCCCGCCACGCACAGCTCGGGCCCCGGGAGAAGCGGGCGGCGGACGCAGGCTGCCAGGAGAAGCCCCTGAACCTGTCCCTGGCCCCGCACGGGGGCGCGGGGGCGCCTCTGGGCAGGAGCGTGGCCGCCAGCAGCACCTGCCCGTTCTGCACCTTCAAGACCTTCTACCCGGAGGTGCTGACGATGCACCAGCGGCTGGAGCACAAGTACCACCCTGACGCGCACAAGAGCTGCCGGGGCAGGGCTGCGCTGCGCAGCCGGCGGACGGGCTGCCCGCCGGCCCTGCTGGGCAAGGACGTGCCCCCGCTGCCCGGCGCCTTCAGGCCCAAGCCGCGGCCGGCCGCCGCGGCGCAGCCCAAGCCCGCGCCGGCCGAGCGGCCCGCGCCCGGCGCCCCGGGGCCCAGCAGAGCCCCGCTGCCCCCGCCGCCCGCGGGCGCCGACAGCACTTTATCCCCCAGCAACCTCAAGGCGCTGCGCCCGCTGCCACCGGCCGGCCTCGGGGTTCCGGGGCCCGGTCCCGCCCGCACGCCACCCGAAGCACCGCCCTGCAAGGCGGGCCCGGAGAAGGTGCGGCGGCCCGACCCGCAGGCCCCTGCCGATGCCGCCAGGGGCGACGGCCCCTGGGCGCCCAACAGGGACTACGCATGCGGCCGCGGCGGCGCTGAGCCGGGAGAGCCGCTGCCCAAGCGGCCGCGGGTCGCGCCTGAGCCGCCCTGCGCGCCGTGCCGCCGGCCGCCTGAGCTGCCGCAGTACCGCGTGGTGCGCGGGCTGGCGTCCCTGCTGCCGCCCGAGTGCGCCTGCGCGCCGCCTGCGCCCCCCGCgcgcccgcgccccgcgcccggGCCCGCCTTCGCCGCGCTGCTACCCTGCGCGCCCGCCGCTGCGCTGGAAG GAAAAAGGCCTGTATCCTATCAACACTTATCTAGCAGCATGCTGCAAAAGAGGAACTATGAGAATTTTATTGGGAACGCACATTATCGACCAAATGACAAAAAAACTTGA